The following coding sequences lie in one bacterium genomic window:
- a CDS encoding MFS transporter, whose amino-acid sequence MNQAKKSFRQFLIIWTGQLLSRIGSGISAFTLGVHLYQKSGSTSAYSFLLLAAFLPSVMLAPIGGVIADRRNRKLMMALGDIGSSFGILFIIAMLYVYPDKYWPSYLGVAVSSLFVALHAPAFKSSVTDFLDEKEYARASGMIQFAEASRYLLAPVIAAYLLTRLRLQFVLAIDMATFVLAAVTVLLVSSVSWQRVSTLPRGRFREELADGIRYIASNNDISRLLILTMAVTFFTGILQALFVPIILSFTDATALGIIQSTAASGMILGSILIGLFSKTSQQNRTLLLSLFAAGFFYLLIGTTTKPVLLTVTAFGFFFTLPFVNTSLEVLFRRNIANDLQGRVWSLISLLSQTGMLVAFGVAGILADHFFNPLLDGHGPVSDILGKILGTGPARGSGLMIIISGCMLMACALFYKRKKRVHEMIQTA is encoded by the coding sequence ATGAACCAAGCAAAGAAATCATTCCGGCAGTTTCTGATAATCTGGACAGGTCAACTCCTGTCCAGAATCGGAAGCGGGATCAGCGCTTTTACTCTTGGCGTCCACCTTTATCAGAAGTCCGGAAGCACTTCTGCCTATTCGTTCCTTCTGCTCGCAGCATTTCTCCCATCGGTTATGCTCGCTCCGATCGGTGGTGTCATCGCGGACAGAAGAAACCGAAAACTGATGATGGCACTCGGCGATATCGGCTCATCTTTTGGCATTCTTTTTATCATTGCAATGTTATATGTATACCCTGATAAATACTGGCCATCATATCTCGGTGTCGCGGTCAGCTCGCTGTTCGTCGCGCTTCATGCTCCGGCATTCAAGTCATCGGTCACCGACTTCCTCGACGAAAAGGAGTACGCAAGGGCAAGCGGAATGATCCAATTTGCCGAAGCCTCCCGTTATCTGCTGGCTCCGGTTATTGCGGCGTATTTACTGACACGGCTGCGTCTGCAGTTTGTCCTGGCCATCGATATGGCGACTTTTGTTCTGGCTGCCGTAACCGTCCTTCTGGTCAGCAGCGTTTCCTGGCAGCGTGTATCCACACTTCCCCGTGGACGGTTCCGGGAAGAACTTGCCGATGGTATCAGATATATCGCATCGAACAATGACATTTCTCGCCTGCTCATCCTCACCATGGCTGTCACCTTTTTTACCGGCATCCTTCAGGCGCTGTTTGTCCCGATAATACTGTCTTTTACTGATGCGACAGCACTGGGTATTATTCAATCTACAGCCGCATCCGGTATGATTCTCGGCAGTATTCTCATTGGGTTGTTCAGTAAAACTTCACAGCAAAACAGAACGTTATTGTTATCTCTTTTCGCTGCCGGTTTTTTCTATCTCCTGATCGGGACTACAACAAAGCCTGTACTGCTCACGGTCACAGCGTTTGGTTTTTTCTTTACGCTCCCGTTTGTGAATACCAGCCTGGAAGTGTTGTTTCGTCGTAACATCGCCAACGATTTGCAGGGGCGGGTATGGTCCCTGATATCGTTATTGTCCCAAACCGGCATGCTTGTGGCATTCGGTGTTGCCGGTATTCTGGCGGATCATTTTTTCAATCCACTTCTGGATGGCCATGGCCCCGTTTCGGATATCCTCGGGAAAATATTAGGTACAGGCCCCGCACGGGGAAGCGGGCTTATGATTATTATATCGGGATGTATGCTCATGGCCTGCGCACTTTTTTATAAAAGGAAGAAACGAGTTCATGAAATGATACAGACTGCGTAG